From the genome of Oncorhynchus tshawytscha isolate Ot180627B unplaced genomic scaffold, Otsh_v2.0 Un_contig_2057_pilon_pilon, whole genome shotgun sequence, one region includes:
- the LOC121845312 gene encoding delta-actitoxin-Amc1a-like: MPSEGQGQAVCQVLCPARGKARPCARCYAQRGARPGRVPGVMPSEGQGQAVCQVLCPARGKARPCARCYAQRGARPGRVPGVIPSEGQGQAVCQVLCPARGKARPCARCYAQRGARPGRVPGVMPSEGQGQAVCQVLYPARGKARPCARCYAQRGARPGRVPGVMPSEGQGQAVCQVLYPARGKARPCARCYAQRGARPGRVPGVMPSEGQGQAVCQVLCPARGKARPCARCFAQRGARPGRVPSVMPSEGQGQAVCQVLCPARGKARLCARCYAQ; this comes from the exons ATGCCCAGCGAGGGGCAAGGCCAGGCCGTGTGCCAGGTGTTATGCCCAGCGAGGGGCAAGGCCAGGCCGTGTGCCAGGTGTTATGCCCAGCGAGGGGCAAGGCCAGGCCGTGTGCCAGGTGTTATGCCCAGCGAGGGGCAAGGCCAGGCCGTGTGCCAGGTGTTATGCCCAGCGAGGGGCAAGGCCAGGCCGTGTGCCAGGTGTTATGCCCAGCGAGGGGCAAGGCCAGGCCGTGTGCCAG GTGTTATACCCAGCGAGGGGCAAGGCCAGGCCGTGTGCCAGGTGTTATGCCCAGCGAGGGGCAAGGCCAGGCCGTGTGCCAGGTGTTATGCCCAGCGAGGGGCAAGGCCAGGCCGTGTGCCAGGTGTTATGCCCAGCGAGGGGCAAGGCCAGGCCGTGTGCCAGGTGTTATACCCAGCGAGGGGCAAGGCCAGGCCGTGTGCCAGGTGTTATGCCCAGCGAGGGGCAAGGCCAGGCCGTGTGCCAGGTGTTATGCCCAGCGAGGGGCAAGGCCAGGCCGTGTGCCAG GTGTTATACCCAGCGAGGGGCAAGGCCAGGCCGTGTGCCAGGTGTTATGCCCAGCGAGGGGCAAGGCCAGGCCGTGTGCCAGGTGTTATGCCCAGCGAGGGGCAAGGCCAGGCCGTGTGCCAGGTGTTATGCCCAGCGAGGGGCAAGGCCAGGCCGTGTGCCAGGTGTTTTGCCCAGCGAGGGGCAAGGCCAGGCCGTGTGCCAAGTGTTATGCCCAGCGAGGGGCAAGGCCAGGCCGTGTGCCAGGTGTTATGCCCAGCGAGGGGCAAGGCCAGGCTGTGTGCCAGGTGTTATGCCCAGTGA